The DNA segment gaattttgtaaactcattttaaattaggtttttaaaataaatttcatatgaCAATTTGCTTCtgactcaaatcaaattcagttttattttttaaaagtcgaAACTCCAAACGGTGTTACAGGTAAagccaaatattaattatataaaaaaaatcatgtcttTTATTGCATGCTATAGGTACTATTTATGAAAAAGTTTCCATGCGTCAATGTAATGATAACCTTAGGGTAAGATTGGCTCTTTAATTATGATGAACAAAAGATCAAAGGAGTTAGATGATATGTGGCATCATTATATATAGatatcaaaaaaagaaaataatatagtatAGTATAGTTTGCATACCATGAAAGTATCACCTATGTTTATGACTAAGGCTTCAGATCGAGGGCGAACAGCGAGCCATTTGTTATCTACAAAAACTTCTAAACCTCCAACTTGGTCTTGATGAAGAATGGTTAGTGAGGTTGGATCAGTGTGAGGGCCAGTGCCTAAGGTGAGGTTCGCTCTGTTGCAAGGTGGATAATAGTTGCACCTCATTATTGAGTCACCATCTTGAAAAAATCTTCGATAATGCTCACGATCCACACCCAAACTAATACCCAATAGCTCCATAATTACTAAAGATAAATCCTTCATTGCCTCGCAGTACTTTTGATATACCCTCCtattagaaaaagaagaagatagatAATTCCAAttagaacagaaaaagaaaagccaTGTCAATTAAGGAAGAAACTTTTGATTATTACTGTCTCTATTGGCTGATTATGTTCATTGTGGAACATTAATAATTGTTGTACATCAACCAAGTTGTCCTCGCTGAAATATGCTCTTGTCTGGGCTATGTCTCAAAGGGTACAGTTGGGTCCTATTGTCCTAATAAACTCTTGTTTTTACTGACCGTAAGGAAAGATAAGATGGTGTGGCTTGCTTGGTTGTATTGCTATATATAAAACTAAACATTAAATACGacacaaaaatatttagtacaattttagaaaaatgaaataagaataTGATAATATAGATTAGAAGTTAGATTGATAAAACtcaatatctatatataaacaaatgatttaaaatgtgattttatGGAATTTGATACTTGATGCCTAGTGATCCcgtctcttaaaaaaatataataatatttatataaactaTTGAATACTTTACAGTaatcttaatcaaataaaagtttcttaaaaataataaaatcctaaaaataaataagtttttttctaaaatataaaaatatcataacaaTAACTAAATAACGTAactatcataaataatttttttttattttgttatatgacttatcatttttcacaaaaaaaaaaaactttaaaaaaaaaataggtttgaAGTATTGGCATTCAATATGGGTATGTGATGATAATTGATATGCAGACATTGTCCGTTTTGAGATGGATATGCGTGCAGCACAGGTGGCTTGGCAATCTTGTCCAGGATAATCTCAACCGAGCAGTTGTAAcagttctttcttttttttgtttttcaataaaataatttgtttaacaACACAGTGGGTCAAGTAGAAGTTAATGTGACAAAAACGAAATTTGTCATGTAGCGTGTAGAAAAAAAGTGTTATTAATAAGTTGTTTTTGaggtttaaatactttttttagtcTAGTGACTTTTACTCTttgcaaaataattattttttttatttttactctttgcaaattatatttattttatttttaattcttattttagaTAACacttagagtaaaaaaaataatatctaaaaatattataagaacaaaacaaacataatttataagaattaaaataaaaaaattacaaactgaaaagatatttaaatttttgttatatgttagtggtaaagaatatttattagtttttctaataataatacGTCCATCCttagatatttattaaaaattataattcttttgtgtctttattatttatttaatgattttttcttttaattttataagttttaataaattcttaatcaatcataaatatatataaaaaaaaaaaagtgttagaaAGTGTATGCTAGTAATAATCTATAATGAAGAAATCACCAAATCAATTGAATGTGGATGATGATCTTACCCTGTGTGTTGAAGATCCTCCCCTAACACAGACTTGAAGTAGTCAACAATCTGGGAGTTGGAGAAGCTTTGGTGATCATAGAGGAAAGAAAACGTCTCTTTCCATGGCAACTTGGACGAATAACGATCTGCATGAGCACCAGAGTACCCTGAGACACCACCAGGTTTTCTCTTAGCACCCATCTTTTTGCTCAATGGGAGCTTAAAAATGGAGTCAATTTCATGATATGCAGCATCAATGAGATCTGGGTCCACACCATGGTTTATCACTTGGAAAAACCCATGCTTCAAGCATGCTTTTCTCACAAGCTCTGCTGCATTGGAAATAGCTTTCTCGTCACCATTCTTAAAGATTGCTAGGTCCACAAGGGGTTCCTTTAGCTCCTCTTGGGTGGTGTCAACCAAGTCCCTAGAAGGCCAAAGGAACTCTTTGGGCATTTCCCCTTGCATTTGCTGCAAATTTTTTGAGTCAAAAACTATGCCCCCATTGTTCTCATTTTTAGGCTCTTGTGGTGGCTGTGATGCAGGGTAAAGTACTAGAGTGGAAGCACTTAATTCCATTAGGGGAGGAGACATTTTTGCATATGGCATAAGGAGAAGGTGCTCTCTATATATAGCTAGCTAGTAGGGAAGGATAGTGCTGGAAATCAAactaagaaataattaaaaagcttTATAACTTAAGAGTGATAATACAATTGTcaataattaaagttttttgtttaaatgcacagcttaattttattagtataaTAAGATCATATTCAACACAAGGCATGTCAAAGTCTGATCATAAAGGAAGTTACAAACAACATTGGGTCAATAGTTAAAGATTTAAAGGATACTCGCCCCCTTTTTGGGTTCAAGAGCAATATATAGGAGACATTATGGTGTGTGTTTTATTCATTACGTTTTTTTTAGTTCATAGGAAATATTATGGTACTCCTATactatctatttattattttataataaaatttataagttttaaGTGAGTTGTACAGTAGTAGTTATtagctatttattattttacaataatttataagtttattaaattttaaaaacaggtAATAAATGAtcaggaattttttttagatatgaAATATTCACCAGCTTATCGGTAATCATCAAGAATTTACTGACTATTGATAgtcacacacacaaaaagtTGAGGATATATTGACAGAATCAAATTTGAAGAGAAGAATATTTGAATATACTTTgactttttgttgttgttagaaAGATAGCATACATGTATTTTATCTCacctaattaaagaaataaaaagggaGTAGTAAATATTGTACAAATTAAATCAGTCTAGTTTTCAGAAATGCAAAtgaacttataaaaataagagtaaattaTATTTCCCTATCTTGAAATGGATTCAAGTACATGaaactttgttcttttttaaattttgtgttttttttttttacaattcgatgagtttatttaaatttatatataaataactttaaaataaatattttttatatatgtgttttttaagaagaaatgggatttgtttcttaaaataagctggaaattaattttttaaataaaaacagtttagataaacacattaaaaaatatttattttattaaaataatttttaaaacaaataaatttaaacaaaccgGCTCAATATCAAAATATCATTTACACCACCATCTCCTCATTGATGCAAGCATTTCAAATTGAAAGTTAAACATGGCAggtaaagaaaattaaacaacttcaaattTTCATTAAGTACTAACATGTGATTGATTTGAATAGTATTAAACTCAAATCctttatacatgattttgaattcaaacatttagataaaaagatatgatTCAGTGACTATTCTGATTTTCTAAACAAAAATTAGTcattaataaaatcaaaaaatacttcacacccaaaacaaaatcactaAGCAAGATTCTTCATCCTTTGTGGCTTTGGCTTATTTCCTATTAGGAAATCTCTCACAAGACACCATGTATTGAACATCAATCAAATGCTCCAATCTATTTGTCATTTGATGAGAAGCACTCATGCCCGTAATCCATTAAGTGAGGTAAAACTTAAACAATTATCTACTTCATAGAATAATAATCACAATTATTTTCCTTTCGATCTTGGAAGCCTTAATCCAACCTAGACCACAAAGCCAATCAGCTCTTCGACTTTAGCTTCAGTAGTCATGACTCTAATACCATGACATAATCAAATGTGAAGGAAGAAGAATATTTAAATCgtatcttaatttttatttttaaaaaattacatatatagatCTCATTCCACTTAATTAAGGaagtaaaaatactttaaaaattaagataattatacAAACTAATTAAATCAAGTCAGCCTAAttctagaaaatataaattagcaAATTATATACATAAATCTAATGCCTAATTATAGTAATACAACAACCTAATTATAAGATCTACAACTAAATATAGATGGtgacaatcaattaaaatatatatcaaaatacaCAGTATATAATAGTAGTATttcctaataataaaaatcaaagcaATTTATTTGAAAGTCTTACGGTTGATTTTCAATGTCAATAATCTCATTAATTTaatggattattattattattattattattattataggttTAGATTAATGGACTATTATGAtttatagtttttgtttttgacgGCATgatttatagttttaaattttaaatacttcttAATTCtcgtaaatataattaatttgattttattcttttaataaaattattatttatttttatatatcaaaaCTTTTATTACGAATAATGATGTACTAAAATAACATAtatcttgaaaaagaaaaacacatctTGGCAATTCCTAACTACATGGTTATCTAACCTAAAAAATGAGGACTTGGCTATCTTACAGTCATACCACATTGTGTTAATAGATGTAACATATTAGTCACAATATATGAGATAAGACTATTTTTATAAAGGTTCAAATatcctctttttttcttgtcattcaggggttttcttttttttctttataattttttttttgtaaattttttttttatctttaaagtattttagataaatttttttcattattcaaaatattttttattgtttaaagcgttatttaaagtattttaagaatgaaaaaacaaaataaacatattttacaacgattaaaacaacaataaaatttacaaagacgaaaatgcaaaaacaattaaattatagagaataaaaatatatttaatataaattatgagataagctaaataagaaattttaaaatttttaaagtatGTGACGTAATACACGACATCATTAATAAATTATGAGATGAGactattttaagaatttcaaaattttataaaaataagaactaataaaataaatttaaacaactaaaactaaattaaatcataCATATATTAAGTGTAACAAAAGAAATCATActtataaagattaaagaaatattcaatctagcaataaaaaatatatatctaatcTTAATTTATGTCAGTTAAAAGCATGGTACAATGTTTCCACCCCTAAACATGATTAATGATGATTCATTGAACCGAGGTTACCTTCCCTAAAGTTTAGTGTACCGAAAGAATACTTTCTAAACAGGAATGCTAGGTCATGAATTTGGGTTGTTAACAACTGCACACAATCCCGATTCCCAACaagcatgaaaattaaattactactATAATTTTGTCACAATTTAAGCATAAGACCTCATTTATTTGAGCAACACTTTGAACTGCAGGGgttctttttccttacttgtgGGGATTCTCTTTCCCAAGTCAATGCagtcttaaaaaatatacttttagagtgtactatttttttttttctaaactttttgaatttatgcttttaATTTCTGATCTAAATTTTTTACGGTCaaagttttcttttaa comes from the Glycine soja cultivar W05 chromosome 6, ASM419377v2, whole genome shotgun sequence genome and includes:
- the LOC114415797 gene encoding gibberellin 20 oxidase 2-like; translation: MPYAKMSPPLMELSASTLVLYPASQPPQEPKNENNGGIVFDSKNLQQMQGEMPKEFLWPSRDLVDTTQEELKEPLVDLAIFKNGDEKAISNAAELVRKACLKHGFFQVINHGVDPDLIDAAYHEIDSIFKLPLSKKMGAKRKPGGVSGYSGAHADRYSSKLPWKETFSFLYDHQSFSNSQIVDYFKSVLGEDLQHTGRVYQKYCEAMKDLSLVIMELLGISLGVDREHYRRFFQDGDSIMRCNYYPPCNRANLTLGTGPHTDPTSLTILHQDQVGGLEVFVDNKWLAVRPRSEALVINIGDTFMALSNGRYKSCLHRALVNTYRERRSLVYFVCPREDKIVRPPDNLLCRNEERKYPDFTWSNLFEFTQKHYRADVATLQSFIEWQQCSNSNPSNF